The Chryseobacterium suipulveris genome window below encodes:
- a CDS encoding rhodanese-like domain-containing protein: protein MLDTIKSLFGLEKTDFADLVKKGAIIVDVRSKGEFSGGHIKNSINIPVDQLKNNLSRLKDKNKPIITCCASGMRSANAKSILANAGYTQVYNGGGWMSLNNKI, encoded by the coding sequence ATGTTAGATACTATTAAATCCCTTTTCGGTCTTGAGAAAACCGATTTCGCAGATTTAGTGAAAAAAGGAGCGATCATTGTGGATGTTCGAAGCAAAGGCGAATTTTCCGGTGGACACATCAAGAATTCCATCAATATTCCCGTGGATCAGCTAAAGAATAACCTTTCGCGACTGAAGGACAAAAACAAACCGATCATCACGTGCTGCGCATCAGGAATGAGAAGCGCAAATGCAAAAAGCATTCTCGCCAATGCAGGTTACACACAGGTGTACAACGGCGGAGGATGGATGAGTTTAAACAATAAAATCTAA
- a CDS encoding Crp/Fnr family transcriptional regulator: MILKDIFQSDLQREIVESGNLRSFRSGDVIVNMDSYIKSIPVVVSGSIKVIRTEEDGREILLYYLTPGESCIVSILAGMKNETSKIKAVVEEAAEIMMIPVDKAKDWVKKYPEWTDFIFTLYQKRFEELLEVVNAVAFQKADARILHLLRQKSQLYHSKELSVTHQQIADELGITREATSRVLKQLEKEQILKLSRNKILLM, translated from the coding sequence ATGATTTTAAAGGACATTTTCCAGTCGGATTTACAGAGAGAAATTGTGGAATCGGGCAACCTCAGAAGTTTTCGTTCCGGGGACGTGATCGTGAATATGGATTCCTATATCAAAAGCATTCCGGTAGTGGTTTCCGGGAGCATCAAAGTGATCAGAACCGAGGAAGACGGCAGAGAAATCCTGCTCTATTACCTGACTCCCGGTGAAAGCTGCATCGTTTCGATCTTGGCGGGAATGAAGAACGAAACCTCCAAAATCAAGGCGGTGGTGGAAGAAGCCGCCGAAATCATGATGATTCCTGTCGACAAAGCCAAAGATTGGGTGAAAAAATATCCTGAGTGGACAGACTTTATCTTTACGCTTTACCAAAAAAGATTTGAAGAACTCCTGGAAGTGGTTAATGCAGTCGCCTTCCAGAAAGCGGACGCCAGAATCCTGCATCTCCTCCGGCAAAAATCGCAGCTGTATCATTCAAAAGAACTTTCGGTAACCCACCAACAGATTGCCGACGAACTCGGAATCACGCGCGAAGCCACGAGTCGCGTACTGAAACAGCTGGAAAAAGAGCAGATCCTGAAACTCTCCCGAAATAAAATCCTGCTTATGTAA
- the recF gene encoding DNA replication/repair protein RecF (All proteins in this family for which functions are known are DNA-binding proteins that assist the filamentation of RecA onto DNA for the initiation of recombination or recombinational repair.), with the protein MIIQKLTLANFKNHSQKSFEFSPQINCFVGNNGVGKTNVLDALHYLSVGKSFLGNTDFNNIKNGEDFFAIDGEIFDGEKENIIKIQQPKEAKKIIKKNDKPYDRIADHIGFLPSVIISPYDSNLISDSGESRRKFLDSMISQTDSEYLFTLIQYQKTVQQRNALLKNFAKNRFFDSESLEIYNEPLIKFGIKIFNKRREFIGSVAPLIQNYYQIISNGNEKVSVIYQSDLAENSFEILIKENLEKDRILTYTSRGTHKDDLLFEMNGFPLKKTGSQGQQKSFLIALKLSQMTRIKELTGKTPILLLDDIFDKLDDSRVSQLIELVNKENFGQIFITDTHRERTESVVKRINEESKIFEI; encoded by the coding sequence ATGATCATCCAAAAACTTACGCTCGCCAACTTTAAAAACCATTCGCAGAAATCGTTTGAATTTTCGCCGCAGATCAACTGCTTTGTCGGAAACAACGGCGTCGGGAAAACCAATGTTCTGGATGCGCTTCACTATCTTTCCGTGGGAAAATCTTTCCTGGGAAATACCGACTTTAACAATATCAAGAACGGTGAAGATTTCTTTGCCATCGACGGTGAAATTTTTGATGGGGAAAAGGAGAATATCATTAAAATCCAGCAGCCGAAAGAAGCGAAGAAAATCATTAAAAAAAACGATAAACCCTACGATAGAATTGCGGACCACATTGGTTTTTTGCCGAGTGTGATTATTTCGCCCTACGATTCGAACCTGATTTCCGATTCGGGAGAAAGCCGCAGAAAGTTCCTCGACTCGATGATTTCGCAGACCGATTCCGAATACCTTTTCACGCTGATTCAATATCAAAAAACCGTTCAGCAGAGAAATGCACTTTTGAAAAACTTTGCCAAAAACCGATTCTTCGACAGCGAAAGTTTAGAAATCTACAACGAACCGCTCATTAAATTTGGAATAAAAATTTTTAATAAAAGACGAGAATTCATCGGTTCTGTTGCACCATTAATTCAGAATTATTACCAGATTATTTCTAACGGAAACGAAAAAGTTTCGGTAATATACCAATCCGATTTGGCTGAAAACAGTTTTGAAATTCTCATTAAAGAAAATCTTGAGAAGGATCGCATCCTCACCTACACTTCACGCGGAACGCACAAAGACGACCTGCTCTTTGAAATGAATGGTTTTCCGCTAAAAAAAACTGGAAGTCAGGGACAACAGAAATCGTTTCTCATCGCGCTGAAACTTTCGCAAATGACCAGAATTAAAGAATTGACGGGAAAAACGCCGATCCTGCTTTTGGACGACATCTTCGACAAACTCGACGATTCGCGGGTTTCGCAACTGATCGAACTTGTGAACAAGGAAAATTTCGGTCAGATTTTCATTACCGACACGCACCGCGAAAGAACAGAAAGCGTGGTGAAAAGGATCAATGAGGAGTCGAAAATTTTTGAGATATGA
- a CDS encoding BamA/TamA family outer membrane protein gives MKLKFFFFFLLLLSFSTVSAQEKKDSLYTKIEEFSDKRKVTKFLHRFIFRREADSASVSSAIKKNTENNYKGKFIRNTKIETIDPFGYTKEQRQEDSKWYDRLAEKVHIDSRKSTVKNYLMFKKGEEYDPQKIYESERLLRTKPFVNRVDIRVIDSTSTKDSVDVRVRVLDSWSLKPQLSFSGSKIGLGILEQNFMGLGDEVNLYYTRNFKEKQDHVFGSYTANNLFGSFIDATILGERDFVNNERIGFSATRGFFSPLTRWAGGFAFEYFKRKVALPLENTYPFPEVQIKVYRQDWWGGYQFPLKREDDGRISKNIAVLGRFQNYQYKDSPEVYNNSFFRTSNSILASAVYTDRQYRVHKNVFQYELPEDIPFGKSLGLTSGIVIEGKEIVPYGGISASLGEFTDWGFFNVKAQYGRFFHDEKQNRDEFRIDGTYFTPLQNWKFARVRHFFSPTLAIGNQHYNYSYKDRINLSAADEFPMFSGDFIGTKKLILRYQMQFFINKTWKNFHFNPYLTTAFGWLSQNGNSLFSAPTQTKVGVGMLIYNPFLVFNRIQVSFMYYPKLPLDNKPGFDFNQYRSDYFPISSFSTDVPHFVNFGN, from the coding sequence TTGAAACTAAAATTCTTTTTTTTCTTTTTGTTATTGTTGAGTTTTTCCACTGTTTCGGCGCAGGAGAAAAAAGATTCGCTGTACACCAAAATCGAAGAATTCTCAGACAAAAGAAAAGTCACCAAATTTCTGCACCGCTTTATTTTCAGAAGAGAAGCCGATTCCGCATCGGTAAGTTCTGCCATTAAAAAAAATACTGAGAACAACTACAAGGGAAAATTCATCAGAAATACTAAAATCGAAACCATCGATCCGTTCGGTTACACGAAGGAACAGCGACAGGAAGATTCGAAATGGTACGACCGACTCGCCGAAAAAGTGCATATTGATTCCCGAAAATCGACCGTGAAAAATTACCTGATGTTTAAGAAAGGGGAAGAATATGATCCGCAAAAAATTTACGAATCCGAACGATTGCTCCGTACTAAACCTTTTGTAAACCGCGTCGATATTCGAGTAATCGACAGTACTTCGACGAAAGATTCGGTGGATGTTCGCGTGAGAGTTCTCGATTCTTGGAGCTTGAAACCTCAGCTGAGTTTTTCGGGAAGCAAAATCGGCTTGGGAATTCTCGAGCAGAATTTCATGGGGTTAGGTGATGAAGTGAACCTGTACTACACCAGAAATTTTAAGGAAAAACAGGACCACGTTTTCGGAAGTTATACCGCAAACAATCTTTTCGGCAGCTTTATCGACGCCACGATTTTAGGCGAAAGAGATTTTGTAAACAACGAGAGAATCGGTTTCAGTGCGACCCGCGGATTTTTCTCGCCGCTTACTCGATGGGCAGGAGGTTTTGCGTTCGAATATTTTAAAAGAAAAGTTGCACTGCCGTTGGAAAACACCTATCCTTTCCCGGAAGTCCAGATCAAGGTTTACCGCCAGGATTGGTGGGGAGGTTACCAGTTTCCATTAAAGAGAGAAGATGACGGCAGGATTTCTAAGAACATTGCGGTTTTGGGCAGGTTTCAGAATTACCAGTACAAAGATTCGCCGGAAGTTTACAACAACAGCTTTTTCAGAACTTCGAACAGCATTTTGGCTTCCGCTGTTTACACCGACCGACAATACCGTGTACACAAAAACGTCTTCCAATACGAACTTCCTGAAGATATTCCGTTCGGAAAATCTTTGGGCTTGACCTCCGGAATCGTCATTGAGGGAAAAGAAATTGTTCCTTATGGCGGCATTTCTGCGTCTTTGGGGGAATTTACGGATTGGGGATTCTTCAATGTCAAAGCGCAATACGGAAGATTTTTCCACGACGAAAAACAGAACCGCGACGAATTCCGGATTGACGGAACCTACTTCACCCCACTGCAAAACTGGAAATTTGCGAGGGTTCGCCATTTTTTCTCACCCACACTCGCGATCGGAAACCAGCACTACAATTACTCGTACAAAGACAGAATTAATCTTTCCGCGGCAGACGAGTTCCCGATGTTCAGCGGGGATTTCATCGGAACGAAGAAGCTCATTCTGCGATACCAGATGCAGTTTTTCATCAATAAAACCTGGAAAAACTTCCATTTCAATCCTTATCTCACGACCGCTTTCGGCTGGCTTTCCCAAAACGGAAACTCACTTTTCAGTGCGCCCACTCAAACCAAAGTCGGAGTCGGAATGCTGATCTACAATCCGTTTCTGGTGTTCAACAGGATCCAGGTTTCCTTTATGTATTACCCGAAACTTCCGCTCGACAACAAACCTGGGTTCGACTTCAACCAGTACAGAAGCGACTACTTTCCGATCAGTTCTTTTTCGACCGATGTGCCACATTTCGTAAATTTCGGCAATTAA
- a CDS encoding UbiA prenyltransferase family protein, translating to MQTLKLLKKYVVESQILVALMGTLFAVFFMYEQNIFRFPTVVLIYITYFSGYLYTKYQKHRLFNKILIINVIFGIASMILIFLNHNEIRIFKWLVIVVLGLLYNSSFLDSFVRKIPLFKVFYVGLTWALINSWLILPEFHFSIFLISLFFITALVLPFDIRDMDVDDVVTFPRLIGVQNTKYFAYVLVFASLMIAIFFLNTDFAFVFFLTSTLTFILIYFSENSNRESYFSFWVESLSGLPLILYWLTKIDLK from the coding sequence ATGCAGACATTAAAGTTACTAAAAAAATATGTGGTCGAGAGTCAGATTCTTGTCGCTTTGATGGGAACACTGTTTGCCGTTTTTTTCATGTACGAGCAAAATATATTCCGTTTTCCGACGGTGGTTTTGATCTATATCACCTATTTCAGCGGTTATCTTTACACCAAATACCAAAAACATCGGCTATTTAATAAAATACTGATTATCAATGTGATATTTGGAATCGCATCCATGATATTAATTTTTCTTAACCATAACGAAATCCGTATTTTCAAATGGTTGGTCATCGTGGTTTTGGGACTTTTGTACAACAGTTCTTTTCTGGATTCCTTCGTGAGAAAAATTCCTTTATTTAAGGTGTTTTATGTAGGATTAACGTGGGCTTTGATCAATTCCTGGCTGATCTTGCCCGAATTTCATTTCAGTATTTTCCTGATCAGTTTATTTTTTATCACTGCACTCGTTTTACCTTTCGACATCCGTGATATGGATGTGGATGATGTCGTAACTTTTCCAAGATTAATCGGGGTTCAGAACACGAAATACTTTGCTTATGTTTTGGTTTTTGCAAGTTTGATGATTGCGATATTCTTTTTGAACACCGACTTTGCATTCGTCTTCTTCTTAACTTCAACCTTAACCTTCATCCTTATCTATTTTTCAGAAAACTCCAACCGGGAATCATATTTTTCTTTCTGGGTTGAAAGTTTGAGCGGACTGCCTCTGATTCTGTATTGGCTAACTAAAATTGATTTGAAATAA
- a CDS encoding alpha-2-macroglobulin family protein encodes MKKFTQLFVVFLFLVSFTPIFGQKYYDDQWKKIENNYKQGLYKSNLPIILEIQKTAMKESNAVQLIKSLKAEFSIVNQTVDDPQNDASTQFFKKLSELDQSLKGEDKWIYQVLLGEFFHDYYRQNQWRINQRTYIDNQDFTKIETWSKLDFKNYLTKHFADLESNKAELQKISMDRYKAIFHRTEDLEYFPTLYEWNAVKEIDFLSNEELFTPNELKVNHPKINSVYDEVIAKNSGNSKLYFQHQKLDYNCTATKCKDRLAQLQNLYNSAPESDYKVMLIADIIDELTQKQKYTEALTWVNTAKNQYSKSKFLNNILNRENAIVNPSLTIYFETHTQPNLPIHLVADAKNVNQFSLNIYEVKSDITNFLRYVSNSYDKNFFAAVKKTLVRKESFDLQDLKDFKNHKTSLEIKPLPSGIYMAEYVVENAIQEHFYFIATNSRVIYNKKNERKISENQLKLVNRENGNSIPSEGLKLYEYSRGTAVNNFSLNTDGSAIFQLPESRDKNYYRFYLVQQPKTNDFNLIQVYGNQYYDEDYVNRSRSSAQIFLDRAIYRPGQTVYFKVINTQLLNKKESVAAGISQKISLHDANGEEISSQNFTTNEFGSYNGTFTLPTGKLNGQFSLQIHGNRVDSYKDFRVEEYKRPKFEVNFEPIKNEYKYGETIELKGKATTFSGIPLSNASVNYEIKKRNIRWMYFWWFPRGDDNENSILGEVKTNEKGEFTIKVDLKKDETLEGIQIDNYEINASVTDINGETQSAVKNVKVASVSHYITTDDIKDTFTDEPIKVQVETKNYNDQNLQKSYTAKLSKLKQPDRVLRDNFKSQIQDLPKFSKSGFIQKFPHDLYDKNDLPENWKVEKVVFDRVENQTNSNDVKQPQTLELGKLDAGTYKLELFNIEGKDTIKTEKIFDVFDRKSLAVSQKPFLKVVQPKLEFKREEKAKIYVYSAIPNSMVTVYVQNGNGETVTEQKTLKNGVLEYEVSFPKDESIDQVNVQFQLVAFNDVQTETVNLKIASDKKPLRIETVTFRDKLLPNEKEKWTVKILGDQNEKINAEVLANMYDKSLDNFAANSYYWQKLYQKLFILNNYSIRENLAQEYYSKRSRYLNQKGISFPEFNWFDGGIASSGLARITPQVETAGGIRNQSGIKDANYSAPPAPMRTMAKAEVAMDAGIDSAVSAKVAGVEIAPKENLEKIPVRQNLNETAFFYPNLMTDKDGNVNFEFTSPEALTQWKMMFLAHTKDARSAYLEKEVVTQKEFSVNPNYPRFLSEGDEINLQTKLSSLVAKSLNGYANLQILDAFTNEDITEKFGISQLTQTAGYNITNPFSLNENGNTVVNWKLRVPNDVSSIILKIVAKAGEFSDGEQKAIAVLPNRMLVTDAVPIFVKEGQTKTFVLENLAKNTSKTATNFANTLELTTNPIWEIMFALPSLKNDTNNSADVVFNKWFADVLASEIFKANPKMKTVFDEYQSKGLLTSNLEKNQELKQLLLEETPWVLQSKNETEQMEKLARIFDANTMRNSINNDWSDLVKLQNPDGGFSWYQGYPSSYYTSLYILKNLGRINEWLKGNVADYQSSDQKKMVAKLVNYVDTEVHKYWEIDKERVWNNHVLDYLDTRHYWENQYPLKGKGATLKNLVIKKAPSAKITDFTFFGLHRAAKLFDDYKLTNLSNKLMVYLKETSTQSETQGIYWKQNLNDWGWYSSKTVNHSGALEAFQKLKPNDQNFIEEMKIWLVTQKEVNSWGSSRGTAEVIYTILNSGKSWTSNDSDQATIVWGGKTLENFDKKATGYVKTSVKPENVDKNLGTVTVTKPGPGIVQGGLFWQYYEDLDKIKSTETYISITKELYRKVKTANGEELQKITPQTPLKVGDKVTVRMILNTDRNMEFIHIKDMRAAGFEPLKALSGYEWKNGLGYYQSTKDASTNFYIQYMPKGKYVFEYDYICNASGTFSNGITTLQNYYAPQMNAHTQGTRVTIAE; translated from the coding sequence ATGAAAAAATTTACGCAACTTTTCGTGGTTTTTCTTTTCCTGGTTTCTTTCACCCCAATTTTCGGGCAAAAATATTATGACGACCAGTGGAAGAAAATCGAAAATAATTACAAGCAGGGTTTGTACAAATCCAACCTCCCCATTATTTTAGAAATCCAAAAAACCGCTATGAAAGAAAGCAACGCCGTGCAGCTAATCAAGTCGCTGAAAGCGGAATTCAGTATCGTGAACCAAACCGTGGATGATCCCCAAAACGACGCTTCAACGCAGTTTTTCAAAAAATTATCCGAACTCGATCAATCGCTGAAAGGGGAGGATAAATGGATTTACCAGGTGCTTTTGGGAGAGTTTTTTCACGATTACTACCGACAGAATCAATGGAGGATCAACCAAAGAACCTATATCGACAATCAGGATTTTACAAAGATCGAGACCTGGAGCAAACTCGACTTCAAAAATTATCTGACCAAGCATTTTGCAGATTTGGAAAGCAATAAAGCGGAACTGCAAAAGATTTCGATGGACCGCTACAAAGCAATTTTTCACAGAACGGAAGATTTGGAATATTTCCCGACACTTTACGAATGGAATGCAGTGAAAGAGATTGATTTCCTGAGCAATGAAGAACTTTTCACACCCAACGAACTGAAGGTGAACCATCCGAAAATCAATTCGGTTTATGATGAGGTCATTGCCAAAAATAGTGGAAATTCAAAGTTGTATTTTCAACATCAAAAACTCGATTACAACTGTACTGCAACGAAATGTAAAGACCGACTTGCACAACTGCAGAATCTTTACAATTCCGCTCCGGAAAGTGATTACAAGGTAATGTTGATAGCGGATATCATTGATGAACTCACACAAAAACAAAAATATACGGAAGCTTTGACTTGGGTAAATACCGCAAAAAATCAGTACTCGAAATCCAAGTTTCTGAATAATATTCTGAACCGTGAAAATGCGATCGTCAATCCGTCGCTCACGATTTATTTCGAAACCCACACCCAACCTAATTTGCCGATCCATTTGGTGGCAGATGCGAAAAACGTTAACCAGTTTTCGCTGAATATTTATGAGGTGAAAAGCGACATCACCAATTTTCTGAGGTACGTGTCCAATTCCTACGACAAAAATTTCTTCGCTGCAGTGAAAAAAACTTTGGTGAGAAAGGAAAGTTTTGATCTTCAGGATTTAAAGGATTTTAAAAACCATAAAACTTCCCTCGAAATCAAGCCGCTCCCATCGGGAATTTATATGGCGGAATATGTCGTGGAAAACGCGATTCAGGAACATTTTTATTTCATCGCGACCAATTCCAGGGTGATTTACAACAAGAAAAATGAGCGGAAAATCTCCGAGAACCAACTGAAATTAGTCAACCGCGAAAACGGGAATTCCATTCCAAGCGAAGGATTGAAACTTTATGAATATTCAAGAGGAACCGCGGTAAATAATTTTTCTCTGAATACCGACGGTTCGGCAATTTTTCAGCTTCCTGAGTCCAGAGACAAAAACTATTACCGTTTCTACCTCGTGCAGCAACCGAAAACCAATGATTTCAATCTGATCCAGGTTTACGGAAACCAGTATTATGACGAGGATTACGTAAACCGATCTCGAAGTTCGGCACAGATTTTTTTAGACCGGGCGATTTACCGACCCGGACAAACCGTCTATTTCAAAGTCATCAACACGCAGCTTTTAAACAAAAAGGAAAGCGTTGCTGCAGGAATTTCGCAGAAGATTTCGCTTCACGACGCGAATGGCGAGGAAATTTCCTCACAGAATTTTACCACCAACGAATTCGGCTCCTACAACGGGACATTTACACTTCCGACAGGAAAACTCAACGGACAGTTTTCTCTGCAAATCCACGGAAACAGGGTGGATTCCTACAAAGATTTCAGGGTTGAAGAATATAAAAGACCGAAATTCGAAGTGAATTTTGAGCCCATCAAAAATGAGTACAAATATGGCGAAACCATCGAACTGAAAGGAAAGGCGACGACTTTTTCGGGAATTCCGCTGAGCAATGCATCGGTCAATTATGAAATCAAAAAACGCAATATCCGATGGATGTATTTTTGGTGGTTTCCGCGCGGAGACGATAATGAAAACTCGATTCTTGGCGAAGTGAAAACCAATGAAAAAGGTGAATTTACCATCAAAGTCGATTTGAAAAAAGATGAAACCTTGGAGGGAATCCAGATCGACAATTACGAAATCAACGCATCGGTGACCGACATCAACGGTGAAACGCAGTCTGCCGTGAAAAATGTGAAGGTTGCGTCGGTTTCGCATTACATCACAACTGATGATATTAAAGATACCTTTACCGATGAGCCAATAAAAGTGCAGGTCGAAACCAAGAATTACAACGACCAAAATCTGCAAAAAAGTTACACTGCAAAGCTTTCAAAACTCAAGCAACCGGATCGGGTTTTGCGCGATAATTTCAAATCCCAGATTCAGGATTTGCCAAAGTTTTCGAAATCTGGATTCATACAAAAGTTCCCGCACGATCTGTATGACAAGAACGATCTGCCCGAAAACTGGAAAGTGGAGAAAGTGGTTTTCGACCGTGTTGAAAATCAAACAAATTCAAACGATGTCAAACAACCTCAAACTTTAGAATTAGGCAAGTTGGATGCAGGAACCTACAAGTTGGAACTCTTCAATATCGAAGGAAAAGACACCATTAAAACAGAAAAAATTTTTGATGTCTTCGACAGAAAATCATTGGCGGTTTCCCAAAAACCTTTCTTAAAAGTCGTTCAGCCAAAACTGGAATTCAAAAGGGAAGAGAAAGCGAAAATTTATGTGTATTCCGCAATTCCAAATTCGATGGTTACGGTGTATGTTCAAAATGGAAACGGCGAAACTGTGACCGAACAGAAAACCTTGAAAAATGGAGTTTTGGAGTATGAGGTTTCGTTCCCGAAAGATGAAAGCATCGATCAGGTGAATGTTCAGTTCCAGTTGGTCGCGTTCAACGATGTGCAGACGGAAACTGTCAATTTGAAAATCGCTTCCGACAAAAAGCCGTTACGCATCGAAACGGTCACCTTCCGCGATAAGCTTTTACCGAACGAAAAAGAAAAATGGACAGTGAAGATTTTGGGCGACCAAAACGAAAAAATCAATGCCGAAGTTTTGGCGAATATGTACGACAAGTCTTTGGACAATTTTGCCGCGAATAGCTATTACTGGCAAAAGCTTTACCAGAAATTATTTATTCTGAATAATTATTCAATCCGCGAAAACCTTGCGCAGGAATATTACAGCAAACGCTCAAGATATCTAAATCAGAAGGGAATCAGTTTCCCTGAATTCAATTGGTTTGATGGTGGAATTGCATCTTCGGGATTGGCAAGAATTACGCCGCAAGTAGAAACTGCGGGTGGAATCAGAAACCAAAGCGGAATTAAAGATGCAAATTATTCTGCACCACCAGCACCGATGCGCACGATGGCAAAAGCGGAAGTGGCGATGGATGCAGGGATTGACAGTGCGGTTTCAGCAAAAGTCGCAGGAGTTGAAATTGCACCAAAAGAAAACTTGGAAAAAATCCCAGTCCGTCAAAACCTGAATGAAACCGCCTTTTTCTATCCGAATCTGATGACGGACAAAGACGGAAATGTGAATTTTGAATTTACTTCGCCCGAAGCGTTGACGCAGTGGAAAATGATGTTTTTGGCACACACCAAAGATGCAAGAAGCGCCTATCTGGAAAAAGAGGTCGTAACGCAGAAGGAATTTTCAGTAAATCCGAATTATCCGAGATTTTTGAGCGAAGGTGACGAGATTAATCTTCAGACAAAACTCTCAAGTCTCGTGGCGAAGTCTTTGAACGGCTACGCCAATTTACAGATTTTGGATGCCTTTACAAACGAAGATATTACAGAAAAATTTGGAATCAGCCAACTAACGCAAACTGCAGGCTATAACATCACCAATCCTTTTTCATTAAATGAGAATGGAAATACAGTAGTGAACTGGAAACTTCGTGTTCCGAACGATGTTTCTTCTATTATTTTAAAAATCGTGGCGAAAGCAGGCGAATTTTCCGACGGCGAACAGAAAGCAATCGCCGTTTTGCCTAACCGAATGTTGGTAACCGACGCGGTTCCGATTTTTGTGAAAGAAGGTCAAACCAAGACTTTCGTGCTTGAAAATTTAGCCAAAAATACTTCGAAAACGGCAACCAATTTTGCCAATACGCTGGAACTCACAACCAACCCGATTTGGGAAATTATGTTTGCTTTGCCGAGTTTGAAAAACGACACCAACAATTCTGCAGATGTGGTTTTCAACAAATGGTTTGCCGATGTTCTGGCTTCCGAAATCTTCAAAGCCAACCCGAAAATGAAAACCGTTTTCGACGAGTATCAAAGCAAAGGTTTGCTGACTTCCAACCTCGAAAAAAATCAGGAACTGAAACAGCTGCTTTTAGAGGAAACTCCGTGGGTTTTGCAAAGCAAAAATGAAACGGAACAGATGGAAAAACTGGCGCGGATTTTCGATGCCAACACCATGCGGAACTCCATTAATAATGATTGGAGCGATCTGGTAAAACTTCAGAATCCCGATGGTGGATTTTCGTGGTATCAAGGTTATCCGAGTTCGTATTACACCTCGCTCTACATCCTGAAAAATCTCGGAAGAATTAACGAATGGCTGAAAGGAAACGTGGCAGATTACCAAAGTTCCGACCAGAAAAAAATGGTCGCAAAACTGGTGAATTATGTCGATACAGAAGTGCATAAATACTGGGAAATCGACAAGGAAAGAGTTTGGAACAACCACGTTCTGGATTATCTTGACACCCGTCATTATTGGGAAAACCAGTATCCGCTGAAAGGAAAGGGTGCAACGCTGAAAAATTTAGTCATCAAAAAAGCACCATCTGCGAAAATTACCGACTTCACCTTCTTCGGACTGCACCGTGCCGCGAAACTGTTCGATGACTACAAACTCACGAATCTGTCGAACAAACTCATGGTTTATCTAAAGGAAACCTCGACCCAGAGCGAAACACAGGGAATTTACTGGAAACAGAACCTGAACGATTGGGGATGGTATTCGTCTAAAACCGTGAATCACTCCGGAGCTTTGGAAGCATTCCAGAAACTGAAACCGAATGATCAGAACTTCATCGAAGAAATGAAAATCTGGCTCGTTACCCAAAAAGAAGTCAACAGTTGGGGCAGTTCGCGCGGAACAGCGGAAGTAATCTACACGATTCTGAATTCAGGAAAATCCTGGACTTCCAACGACAGCGACCAAGCCACGATTGTTTGGGGCGGAAAAACCCTCGAAAACTTCGACAAGAAAGCGACGGGATATGTAAAAACTTCCGTGAAACCTGAAAATGTCGACAAAAATCTGGGAACGGTCACCGTAACAAAACCTGGTCCCGGAATTGTACAGGGTGGACTTTTCTGGCAGTATTATGAGGATTTGGATAAGATCAAATCAACAGAAACCTACATTTCCATCACCAAGGAACTGTATCGAAAAGTGAAAACCGCAAACGGAGAGGAGCTGCAAAAAATCACTCCACAAACTCCGCTGAAAGTCGGCGACAAAGTGACCGTGAGAATGATTCTGAACACCGACCGAAATATGGAATTCATCCACATCAAAGACATGAGAGCGGCAGGTTTTGAGCCACTGAAAGCTTTGTCTGGTTACGAATGGAAAAACGGTTTGGGTTATTACCAAAGCACCAAAGATGCTTCGACCAACTTCTACATCCAGTACATGCCGAAAGGAAAATATGTGTTCGAGTACGACTACATCTGCAACGCATCGGGTACGTTCAGCAACGGAATCACTACGCTGCAAAACTATTACGCACCACAGATGAACGCGCATACGCAGGGAACGAGGGTGACGATCGCTGAATAA